The Psychrobacter arenosus region TATGTTCTATCGCACGATTTCGAGCAATAGCTGGGCTAAAAGTTCCATAATCATCATAAACTACTAATTTAGCTTTATTTTTATTACATATTTCTTTAATTATTTTTGAGTATTTCCCCTGCGAACCAAAATCTAGGATTAATACTTGCGGCATTGGATCCCAGTATTTAGTCATATCATCTAGTCTTTGAATAGCATACTCATTCAGTTCATGTATTCTAACGGCTAGTACCATTGTTATTTGATTAACTTCAACAGCTCTCTTACTATTTAATTTTGTTAGTACTTCGTACATTTGTACACCTTTCAATTAACTGATATATAGAATTAACTTGAAGATAATAATCTATCAATGGATAAATTTTAGATTAATCCAAGAACCTTAATTTAGAAACTTGAGCCTAACTCACAATATAAAATCAAATATTATGTATAAGTTTATAACTACACTTGTCTTAAGCACTTAATAAATAGTGATTCAGAAAAAAACACCCCATTATAGGGGTGTTTTTGTTGGGTTATCAAGGCACTATTACCTTAACGGTACTATATAACAGTTGAGACTACCAACCAGTTACTTCTTTCAGTTTCTCACCGATTTTAGATGGGTCACGCGTGTAAGCGATACCAGCATCTTCAAACGCTTTGAATTTCTCTTCAGCAGTACCTTGACCACCAGAGATGATGGCGCCAGCATGGCCCATACGTTTGCCTTTAGGCGCAGTTACACCAGCGATGTAACCGATAACTGGCTTAGTTACGTGCTCTTTGATATAAGCAGCCGCTTCTTCTTCAGCAGTACCACCAATCTCACCGATTAACACGATAGCTTCAGTTTGTGGATCTTCTTGGAACAGTTTTAAGCAATCGATCTGGTTCATACCTGGGATTGGATCACCACCGATACCGATACAAGTCGACTGACCAAAGCCAAGCTTAGTCGTTTGAGCTACCGCTTCATAAGTCAAAGTACCAGAGCGTGAGATGATGCCCACTTTACCTGGTAAATGGATGTGGCCTGGCATGATGCCGATTTTGCACTGACCTGGAGTGATGACTCCTGGGCAGTTAGGACCGACCATTCTTACGCCATCAGCTTCTTCGATGTAACGCTTCGCTTTCAACATATCTAGCGTAGGCACGCCTTCAGTGATGACCACGATTAGCTTCACACCAGCATCGACCGCTTCGATGATTGAATCTAGTACGAATGGTGCAGGTACATAGATAACACTAGCGTCAGCTTGAGTAGCTGCCATAGCTTCAGACATAGTGTTGAAGACTGGTAAACCTAAGTGCGTTTGACCACCTTTACCTGGGGTTACGCCGCCGACTACTTTCGTGCCGTATTCGATCGCTTGCTCAGAATGGAAAGTACCGTTTTTACCGGTGAAACCTTGCACCAATACTTTGGTGTCTTTGTCGATTAATACACTCATTTATAACTCCTGATTGGTTGCCCCGCCTTTATCTCGGTCGAGGCTTATATGTTCTATTAATAGCGTGACTTCATCCATGCATAACCCTAAAAATAAGGGCTAGCATCGATATAAAAGCGGGCTATTAATTAAGCTTTAACGGCATCAACAATTTTCTGTGCAGCGTCAGATAGGCCTTGAGCTGAGATGATTTTCACATCAGATTTTTCTAATAGCTCTGCGCCTAGCTCAGCGTTGTTACCTTCTAAACGCACAACTACAGGTACTTTGACGTCGACTTCTTTAACGGCTGCAATGATAGCTTCAGCAATCATGTCACAACGTACGATACCGCCGAAGATGTTGATTAGGACACCCTCTACGCTGCTGTCTTCAAGGATAATTTTGAAGGCTTCAACAACGCGATCTTTAGTAGCCCCGCCGCCAACGTCTAGGAAGTTAGCTGGCTTGCCGCCATACAGTTTAATGATGTCCATAGTGGCCATAGCAAGACCGGCACCGTTAACCATACAACCGATATTACCTTCTAGGGCAACATAGTTAAGATCAAATTCAGCTGCTTTTAGCTCACGCTCATTTTCCTGTGAAGGATCATGCAATTTAGCGATTTCTGGTAGACGATATAAGGCGTTTGAATCCACACCGATTTTGCCGTCAACACAAGCCAATTCGCCATTTTCGCGTACCGCTAGTGGGTTGATTTCGATCATTTCGAAATCGTTGTCCATAAACGCTTGGTAAGC contains the following coding sequences:
- the sucD gene encoding succinate--CoA ligase subunit alpha encodes the protein MSVLIDKDTKVLVQGFTGKNGTFHSEQAIEYGTKVVGGVTPGKGGQTHLGLPVFNTMSEAMAATQADASVIYVPAPFVLDSIIEAVDAGVKLIVVITEGVPTLDMLKAKRYIEEADGVRMVGPNCPGVITPGQCKIGIMPGHIHLPGKVGIISRSGTLTYEAVAQTTKLGFGQSTCIGIGGDPIPGMNQIDCLKLFQEDPQTEAIVLIGEIGGTAEEEAAAYIKEHVTKPVIGYIAGVTAPKGKRMGHAGAIISGGQGTAEEKFKAFEDAGIAYTRDPSKIGEKLKEVTGW
- the sucC gene encoding ADP-forming succinate--CoA ligase subunit beta, which codes for MNLHEYQAKELLASYGLPIQKGIIAHSGDEAAAAFDKTPTDMAVIKAQVHAGGRGKAGGVKIAKTREEAKQIAEELIGTNLVTYQTDAEGQPVKFVLVAEDMYPVQTELYLGAVVDRATRRVTFMASTEGGVEIEKVAEETPEKIFSITVDPLVGLQPYQAREVAFKLGLEGKQINQFVKLMSGAYQAFMDNDFEMIEINPLAVRENGELACVDGKIGVDSNALYRLPEIAKLHDPSQENERELKAAEFDLNYVALEGNIGCMVNGAGLAMATMDIIKLYGGKPANFLDVGGGATKDRVVEAFKIILEDSSVEGVLINIFGGIVRCDMIAEAIIAAVKEVDVKVPVVVRLEGNNAELGAELLEKSDVKIISAQGLSDAAQKIVDAVKA